A region of the Euwallacea fornicatus isolate EFF26 chromosome 22, ASM4011564v1, whole genome shotgun sequence genome:
GTGATAACAAAGGTTCAATTCGCCTTTTTTGGCTCAGATTTCGTATGTGGagccatcttggattttcgCAATACTAAAACCGTagaaaaaatgcattacaatGCTGTATCAACTGCCATTACTGGTATTCAAATTATTGTCATATTTGCTTGGCTTGGTGTATTTCTAtgattagtattttttaagttattaaaaaaacattaataaaaaatttgacattaatataaattaatttaaaaaaataagtatcCATTccatattattataatatcgTCTATGGATATCGCATAAAAGATGCGAAAACTCCTCCTACTCCCTCCCGTGATAATTAACACAAAGTGCCAATTTCGCAAATACGTAGGTAGCTTGGTAAGTCGTCAAGTAAAAAACTTAATGACTCAATTTCGTCTTAAACCACTTAAGGAGGTATTTTGCTTGCTTTATAttctaataatatttttagtaacAAATCATCAGAAGTTTTAAACTAAACTGTATTAACATAGAAGTTCATAAACAGATGACACTGACACCAATAGACATGAATTATATTGAAATAACTGTGAATGTGCGTAAAAACTTACCGGAATACTCCTCAAAACTCgcaataagaaatttaaaaagcagTACGGTATTTTCTGTAGCTGGAAGACACATCTTGTTTAATTGGCCAATAAAGAAGATCAAATAAGTAGGCAAGCAATACACAACACTCCAAGTTTAGAATACGATTTCTTGTAAAAACACCATTCAAATATACCGGGATTTTAGTACAAAACACTCTTAACAGTTTATTTATCCATATTTGGTAATAGATCTGACACGAAAAGTTCAGGACTAAACTGGAATGTTTACGACATCTCCAATAACAACATGGCCGACAAAACAATAGAATTCAGATACACGCTAGATGGCGATTGCGGTGATGCTTAAGAAAACATCATCAAcatctttaatttttgcttattcaattattttgaaaggattctttaataattaatataaatgtgTTAATGGTGCGTTCTCAAAAAAACGTCAAACTTTTTGATGACAACCGTACTATTAtgttaatgataaaaaaatcacaataacaGTCTCAAAATCGTACCtggagaattaaattttaataattaatcaaaatccaaattttatcAGAACTCGTCCATTTTTGAGCAGTCAACATATAAGATAAAATGTGcatacaatttgaaaattttacatagcTCGccctatatacatataatgcTTGGAGTTTACTGGTTTCAGCGATACTTATTCAGTCACCCTGCAACaaatgtgtttaaaaaaagggaaaaataaaattttaaaattagttttttttcttgtaaataaatttggtcttaagtttcaatcaaaaatatttctttccttttttcattattttcattcagaaatttttcacaattcaattatgttatatgcaggaattatttaaatacattaaagATAGTCTACAGTATACCTTCTCCGAAAATATTTCGCTCTATAGTCTACAGCTTTAAATAACCGGGCTGCTTAGACCCAAATTGGGCCGCGCACTAGCAAAACTTCGAACTTTTAAATGGCCAAATAAGAcgacttttcaagaaaacattatttgaaaatcgCATCTGTAATAATAGACATTTAGAATGTTAAAGTATCcgatatttgttatttttatttgaaattgttccaatttttgagatatataatttaaatttttgattcgcatttgtcacaaaaattaacataGATTGGCActtaaaaccaatttaaaaatctagacGATGATATTTTCTAAGGGGTGTGACGCCCTTTTACTGCCccaaacttatttaaaataagttacTAATATTCActaatcaacattttttatttcccgttcagtatggaaacttttcttgtttgtttcattttttcatatatatcGCCtgtttttcagtaattttccaaaatatccaGAACATGCCCCATTTTTACTATATTTTGCCCGAAtacaaaacacaaaatttataaaaccccactcctttttttcaaatttacgttTATAACTGCGCCCCTGATggcatgaaaaattttataattaatatgagttttagtGACCACCTAGGTAAGAATGCAAATTCTAAACGTATTCGCATTTAATATGAAAGAAGAGAAGAATCATATTAAAGATAGGACGTTTGTTGAGCAGGCTTGCcagataaaagtttttaaattgaacgggagatttaaaattttaattaacagatATCACTGACGTGCCACAAAACACTTAGgacgataaaaaaaagagatCTGATCttatcctgtatattttcgaaattgtttTGGGGGCTAGCTGATGTGGACATATATGAGAATTCTACATTCCAAAATTGAACTAattacttcaaaaattgaaactcaaaagttgcaaagaaaaaacaaaaactattcGTGATCTGATTTGTGATGTTGTACCAACCCTGGAAATCGAGTAGACTCTACGGCTGTATCATCAGAAAGCCACAACCTTTCTCTTCAATGTTCCCCATTACCGCTCCCCTGGATCTCATACAGAACGAAAGCTATTCCCATTCATAGAATAAAAACAGAACTGGGcggatttcaattatttttatcatacTTAGGAAATCCTTATCGTCTGTCAGTCTAAAAGGTGTAATGCCcgtagaaataaatttaataatttattctaaTACATTATACAGGTTTGCATTAAGGTGCAGTTTTACATTCATAGTTTGAAAGCTTCTGTAATGTAACCAAAAGTGGTCCTTGAATGACCTTATACGGATAGAATTGATATTGAATGAATTTCATTTGTGACAGCAAATTATTCTTATGGAGAGGTTCAAGTGCTACCTTTGGTTCATTTAAGCTGATTTTTGAACGATAATTGCAAACTGTGTTCAATTTTAGCAAagctaaataattattgtgaatattatgaaataattgaattcGCCATTTCATCAAGAACTTACTTATTCAAGCATTTGTATTTCATCCCTTCGTAGTTTGTcacctaaatttaattaaagttttcaataCGCCATTGTTTATTATAACTAGACACAACTGAACACAATTCTCGTCAAAATGGCACAAATATAGATCGGATGACACGACGCCAATTTTCCAGTCGCATAACAACGAGATgtgttaaaatgaaattttattacacagATATTCTGAGGTCTGAGTGAAATTATCGGCGTTAGATAAAACTCAATTTATTACTGGGATTGCTCTCGTTCCAGGATTTAAAGCTGATTTTATGCTCCGTGCGAATTTAGAAGGAGTCGCAGCTGTGCCTGtaaattgctgaaaaattcCTCGCCTTTATACGATTATTCGGGCATTAATGCCAGGAAGATGTCAATGGGTGTTAAACACGCACCTTCGCCATTTTAGCTTAAGTGTTATATTAAGCGCATTCGCCATTGGATGCAGAATTTgggacaaaaattatttaattaggtCAATAGCTTTTCCCGAGCATTGCTCCTAAATTTCGAATGCAAGAGTTACAGTGTCTATTCTTTGTTAAGAAGCGGTGGATTACGAGCCAACTATCGATTTTCTCAGTTTTTCAGGTTTCTTTCTAGATATTTTAATGTGTCGAGATTTATTTCCGTTCGAAGGCTTAATCGAACCATGTAGGACCATTGTcatcataaataaaatcctTATTACAAGAGGGCTTAAAGTTAAAAGGGTACCTGAGTTTTCTAAACTCATCCATTCCCAGGCAAGTAATTCCTTTCAAATAGCATTATCATTCGCCTTATAGACTTATTTCATCGAAATTCCTTGTATTTTGCCCTAGCTTATCGCTCTTGTATTCAACAGAAGGATCTGGTACGAAATCAAATCAAATGCGTTTCTTCTTTGTAGCTCGGTCTTAGTGGACAATAACGTGTTTCACCAGACGCTTTTGCTTAATTGCCTTAAAAAAGGGGGAAAAATTGAAGCCCTTATATAGGCCTCATCTAAGATTCATTGGGCTCTTCGAaacttttccaattattttttatcaaccCAATAAATTCTTTATGACCTGGTTTCAGCCAGTTCTTTGGATAATAGGTATTCGCCGCAGTCCTGAGGATCTTTGCATGCAAAATGCAGCACAACACATAATGTTTGTGAACTCAAATTTGTAGGTGTGGTTTAAACATCCCCATAAATTCGCCTTAATGTTAAAAGCGCTCAATCTTTCCCCTAAACGTTAGGATCATGAATTTTGCCGCCATAAACGGCTTTATGAAATTAAGCCTTataaattatggaaattcGCCGAGTTTCTCGACTACACTTATAATAAACGAAATCACTGAGAAAATAACGTGTAACATAATAATCTCCGAGGAATACTGCTCAACGAAACgagctcaatttttttccctccTGAACGATCTTccgaatttaatttgtttagtaGTGGAAAGAGCAAATTGGAATCTCAAAAGCAGACAAGAAGTTATTATGATCATGACagttcattatttaaaatctcgAGTTTGCCAGGCTTTTCAAATCCCGGGCTTGTTTAAAAGTTATAATCCATTATAATTTGCTCTATGTTTGTAGATTTAAATTGAATCGTTCGGGCGTGCCTGGTTCGAGGAGAGATATTATTTCCACCTTTGAAACTTTAGTAATTATTCCCAGTGCATCTAAACTCGATTAAGAGGAGTATATGCTGGCCTGTGCTATTTTAACACGAGGGATGTTACATTCGAAGTCGGATGAGAAAGAAAGAAGCGATAGCTGAATCTAAAACAACTATatgtaaaaatgaaactttcttATGTTCCCTTATAGACAACAAATCTGCCAATTCACAACGGCCTTAAGAATATAATATACGAAATAATTACCCTTTAACGCACCTCGATCGCGAACCAGCTCTGCCTGAACGAAATCGTAGAAAATCCACCACCACTAACTAATTTTAAGGCAACCACAGCACCACTTTCAACTTAGAACACcctaaagttgaaaattatcgAATATCTAGCAAAGCACACGTCAACGGCCACGTTTGATCAATCGTGTAGAGGGTAGAGCGACGTCGATGTCGGCTTTATCGGTGCGACAACCCTCCGAACAGTGAAGAGGCCGTCGCGACGCCGAGCGTCGATCTTTAGAATGGCGGGAGGGGGAGGGACGGGGGCGCCGCGCCGTCTTACTACGACTACTTTGCCTgatgtgattttttaatgtagaGTGATTGTTATCGATAAGCGATTTTTgcacttaattttattagggAATAAGGTTATCGGGTACAAAGTCCGACATTAATCCGACCGATAAGCTTTCCCCCGGGGAGCCGATAtgaataacattaatttttatgttttattcagGGGGGCGACCTATAAAATAAGTCATGAAcacgaaatatttaattaagtttcagGCAAGACGAGGGCGAAGATATTATACGCCAGTTTGATTATGACTTGTTTGAATTGTGTCTGCTTCTTCGCCTTAACGTTTGCTTTTGACTGTGAGGCTGCTTATGGTAAGTAAAtgctaaattaattaaaatataattaatatatctAAAAAACTGATAGAATCATCCAGAATTGTTAATGGAACTGATACGAATAAAGGAGAGTTTCTTTTTGCGGTAGATATTATCACTTAAAACAATATCATTCTTCAACAGAACCAACTTCTGTGGGTCTCATTGAGACACAAAACAAAACATATTTGCGGGGGCACAATTCTAGATGAGAGCCACATACTGAGTGCTGCGCATTGTGTCTGCAACAACAATAAGAATGagttaacaaatatttaaaaccctTCCAGCAATTTCAGTGAATTTTAGCCCAAGAAACAGTATTACATATTTCATCCAATATGGATTTACTGAAATCACGAAAGAGAAAATTAATGCATTGAAAGTGGATAAAATTTACTGTCACGAATTTGATTCTGAAAAACTGATTTATGATTGTGCAATATTAAAGGCaggtaaattaaaaacgattGTCATATAAGGACGGAAATTTGGGGAAGACttgaagaaaaacattttcttaaaaatcctAATTGAAAGAGGACCAAATAGGTCTATGAAGTGATGGCACAAATCCGCCTTGTCAAGAATTCTCAAAATCTCACAATCTATAAAAACCCAGAAATACAAGAGAAATCTGGAATCTTCTTATTCCCCTTGGCAATAGCTTATATCAGCTCTATAACTCCCCAATggctgtattaaaaaaattttacaacttttgtggAAAATTAAGCCTGCAACGTTCTCGatctaaaaactttttttatgcaGCTTGCATCTCCATTACCTAAAACTGACACTTGGAAACCAGTCACACTTACAAAAAACTTCATCTCAGCCAAACCTCAAACTGGTCTGATTATTGGCTGGGGCAAAACTGGGATAACCCACTTACCTTATCAAAAGAAAACACatagaatttataaattttccttcCAGGAAAACTAATCCATTTCCTATAAGGTTCAAAAACTAGAAGTGGACATCTATGATGAAGAAACATGTTTGAAGGCTTGGGGCAAGAGGCACCACATCTGCTTTAGGGCAACAAGTGGAGAGGCATGCAACGTAAGGATTTATCATTTGTTATTGAAATGCAATTTAGATTGAATTAGTTTTAGGGGGATTCTGGAACAGCCCTTTTAGTTCAAGGACAGCAGGCAGGAATTGCTTCGTTTATCACTAATAAATGCAGCATTGCCACTAAGCAACACCCCAACACCTACTTCAGAGTATCTAGTTACTATAACTGGATATATAAAACCATCACAAAGACTaaataactttattaattattttcaacattaACTTCTTTCTGATTGTAATAAAGCAGCTCCCTTTGGTTTTAACTTACTAGCCAATATGTTCTCTCTTTTATTCTTCTCCTCTTCCTGTATCTTCTTGTACCTCTCAACTGCAAAGTCAATTTCGTTCGACAGAGCTATAATCTTTAATTTGGCCTCCTCATTCTTTAATAGCCTTTTTCTTTGACCAATTCCTAAAGGTGTCATTCGCCCATCAAGAAAACTATAATCAGGGCTGTCTGTTAGCACTCCTGAAGCATTAGGATTGCCAGAAAGACCCTTTTCTCTACGaaggtttttgttttttaatgaaatgtatttataCTTCTTTAGCACGGTGGCATGACGAATTTGCTGGTAGAGGCAACAtgattttactaaaatattatatgttaaagaaataagaaattgcGGATATAAAAGAACTTACCAGATGTGCTTAGAACCGatttataaaacattatttttcaagtataaatttgggaaaattattatatgtggtaattgtttttatttgtgaggTTATTGGCTGATGTTCATATcaggtttttaataaaagccCGGAACAATATGGTCTCCAAAGTAGGCGTTAATtccaaaaatggcaaaatttaatcgatttatttCAATGATCAAAAATACAAACCTAAAActgcttttaattttaagtaataacaattgaactttataaaaataaagactaCAAAAACACTTTCTTTATATTCATTAAGAAATCGGAATCTCCggaacaataatttaataaacatgCAACATCTACATCTAACCTTAAAACGTCACTGTCACTCTCATTACCTCACCAACTTTAATTCTTGCATAAATTTAgtcattttcagttttctggACTTTGTTTTAAATGTACGAACCTCAATACATATCAAATTTATCCAAATTCAACAACTAGTAGCTTTATGAAGGTAATTACGCTTCGAATCTGGTCACTATTTGCCCCTAAGAGGACCTTTCCTTTGTAGATCTACTAATTTTCTTCTCCCTATTTAAAACTCCAATGCACCTTTAGTGAGGattaattaccttaaaatggCCAGTAAACCTGCGAAAAGGAAGTCGATTCATGCTAcaaagttgaatttccgacCCACAATGAGTGACGTTAATGTGGAATTTAAAGGAACAAAACCAACCTCAGAGCCTACCTCcatcaaagaaatttttgtcCTTATGGTGCTGTATTTGTGCAAAAAGTCTTTGTTTTTTGACACGAACTTGAAAGTTGCCTTATACTTAGCCTGcttatttttagtttctttaatTGCAGATGTGGCAACAATCCCTAGAATATACTTGTCTCGTTCAGATAACATATTCAACAAATACTTTGTTAAGTTTGCTTGGGGATGGAATTTGTTGCTGCTAGTGCCCTTTGTCATTTTCACTTCCTATATTTACTGCTGTGGGCAATTGAAGCGCATTCTGCAACACCACATGCCCCGGCTAGTAATAGCCACTCTTTCCTGgtatttttggacaaatctaTTCAATTATATTGAAGCCTCCTTTGGCAGATGCCAGTTCAAGCAATTTTCTTCCAAAGAATCCTGTCTAAAGCAGGGTCACATTTGGAATGGATTTGACACTTCTGGCCATTCTTTTATCTTGATCTATGGTAGCTTAGTTCTCATTGAAGAAACACGATGCATGGTGAATTGGGATAGCATTAAAGAGTATTTAAGATTGGAGGATCACAATCGAGCTACCAGGGAAACTGAGCAAAGTACCAATCCCTTAAGATACTTATCTCAAGAAGAATTTAAGACTTTGCAGTTTAACTATGAGAAATACACACCATATATTCGAAGTCTTTTTATAATCATCACTTTATTTCAAGTCATGTGGGATGTTATGCTAATCTGTACTATGCTCTACTACCATGTAATGATTGAAAAGTTCTTAGGTGGTTCTATAGCAATACTTACATGGTTCTTTACTTATCGAGTGTGGTATGTAAACCCAAATATCCTTCCTAAATTGCCTGGGGAGGGAGTTTTtaagtatattaaaaaagtagTAGAAAAACCAGTGATGGGGGCTCAAAGAAGGCGCACAGGGAGCATTGTCAATGGAAATTCAGGGCCCATGTTTATGGGCAGACCTATTTATACTACTCAGAGTGGGGGTTCAGGAGAAGATGAATCTCCTGGGGGTTCAAGATAGCTGCCAGATTGTTAGTAATAAGGTGGAATGATTGTtagctttaaattatttattttatggtttttttatACATGAGGAAAGAGTTAGGTTTgtgataatttattaattaaggtTGTGGTGCTAATTAATTGTTAGCTATTAGTCATTTGACTAGTCCAGCTGTTTTGTGTTTGTTGAGCAAAAGTACAgcataaataaatctttatatAGACAAGTACACAGCTATAcctattgtaaaaaataattttttgaaaaggaAGTAAAGCAATTTGGTTCAGATCAGTTTCAATTTcatagttaattttaaaaaagaaaaaatacaacttcatattataactgaaaaactgataaaattataaacatttccTTAATGTCATAatcaattagaattttttttctaataatgtagaaattatttttatttatgtaaacaataaataactaaataattagagtttatttgaaattgccaaaattaaacttttgcTTTTAGTCTGAAAAcgacaattgaaaatttttgattactCAAGTAAATTTGTCTCCCAAAGACTTCAAGTGCGCaatattttctcttttctatACTTACAGAGatcttaaacattttaaattaaaactttatattcaCATTTTAAAGTTATCAAATGATCATAGCATAAACATGCCTTATGGATGGATCATTGTGAAATGTATAATTTAcagttgtaaaatatttttttattacacacaatattacttaaaaataatttaatgatgTGAATGTAAGTGCCTAAAAGGGATGTTTTTATATTCATTGAATAAAGAgtataatacaaattatatgttctgttttaatttatacatacCCCTAAAATTGCTATaggcctttttttaaatgggatgaTCTGAATCACATTTATTCCAATTAGTTAATTGAATCAGATTGCTGGCTATCATCTGGGATCAAATATGTTAGAAGAAAATGATTGAGATTAATCTAACCCTGATCAGCAGTTCTAACGAAGGCTTATAAATATCCAAATTATTATGTAtcagaatattttaatttctggagtaagtatatataataaaacatcattacaaaataattttagaattcaatcagtgaatttcattttctttttaggagtttgaccacatggCTTTTTATCCCTATACTTTATACCATGTTTTACAAACCTACCTGCGGCTGCCTGATCAACTTTTGGTCTAAGTGTAAGCCTCTCATGagcctaaaattttaaataattcatgaaaaacttgaagaaacacaaaattaaaaaagttgaaatcaAATATTGATAACTATAAGTCTCAATTGAATCGAAGATTTAGTTCTTGTAAAAATAGCATAAATGTTTTTGGTGTCACCAGATTGTTAAGGAGCTTTTGCAATACCACATTGTTATAGTACTCATTAATGTAGACTACAATGtagaatttaacaaaaatgcaGCTCTTGCTTACCTCTCTTGCCTTAATCATGTACTCCTTAACCCTATTTAGCTGATTTTTCACATCATGAGTATTAGGATCTTCGCCCTTAGTCCTCAAATACATCCAATAGAGAGTATTTAACGCGTAAGTGACAAATAAGTCCAAATCCACCTTATCTTTTGAAGAATACTCTGCAGTGTCTATCTCTAAAGCTGCATCAAGAAACTTCTGGATATTCTGAATGCTATCGTGAAGATTTTGCAGTTTTACTCCAATTATTTTATCTTCTTCTAAATCTTTTAATTCCATTTTATATATCCTTAAATGTTTATTCAAACAAGTATATCAACAAAATAACGTGAACAAATTTGTAAGGTTAAGTGTGACAGTGATTTTTGATATCAGAGACAGCGGCggctttttaagaaataaagaaaaccaCTAAAACTACATCTTTATCTTTCATCCCAACTTTGAATTAAAAGATATGAAGGCATAAAGAAGTAATAGGTTACCATTGTCAGATTGTTGCTACGCATATTTGCACttattttcatacaaaaaaaacacattgtttatatattatattatctcATATTCATTTGAACCTAAGAAGATCCAGGTGTATTACAATTTAATTCCTATGATCAGCTTTGCGTTTGCAGCAGGAAATTGTTCCACCAGCACCATCTGCCgttttttttcgttatatCTCCACGCAATATTTGATGGTTATTTAATTACAAGGCTGACGTATGTTTGTGTCAGTAATCACATTAGTGCAACAAGGACAAAATGATTTGGACGGCTTTATTTTTAGCTCATATAAAGCTCCCGAACGGAATACGCTAAATTGTCCATTGCCAAAttataattcataaatttaataatttaaatcatgGACTTAAAGATAAAATTCTGACCTTTAGTCTTAGTGGCATCGCTTTTAGTGAAAAATAGTTTCTAAAGTACCCTTAAA
Encoded here:
- the mRpL52 gene encoding large ribosomal subunit protein mL52, with translation MFYKSVLSTSVKSCCLYQQIRHATVLKKYKYISLKNKNLRREKGLSGNPNASGVLTDSPDYSFLDGRMTPLGIGQRKRLLKNEEAKLKIIALSNEIDFAVERYKKIQEEEKNKRENILASKLKPKGAALLQSERS
- the Fitm gene encoding acyl-coenzyme A diphosphatase FITM2 gives rise to the protein MASKPAKRKSIHATKLNFRPTMSDVNVEFKGTKPTSEPTSIKEIFVLMVLYLCKKSLFFDTNLKVALYLACLFLVSLIADVATIPRIYLSRSDNIFNKYFVKFAWGWNLLLLVPFVIFTSYIYCCGQLKRILQHHMPRLVIATLSWYFWTNLFNYIEASFGRCQFKQFSSKESCLKQGHIWNGFDTSGHSFILIYGSLVLIEETRCMVNWDSIKEYLRLEDHNRATRETEQSTNPLRYLSQEEFKTLQFNYEKYTPYIRSLFIIITLFQVMWDVMLICTMLYYHVMIEKFLGGSIAILTWFFTYRVWYVNPNILPKLPGEGVFKYIKKVVEKPVMGAQRRRTGSIVNGNSGPMFMGRPIYTTQSGGSGEDESPGGSR
- the Rrp47 gene encoding nuclear nucleic acid-binding protein C1D, giving the protein MELKDLEEDKIIGVKLQNLHDSIQNIQKFLDAALEIDTAEYSSKDKVDLDLFVTYALNTLYWMYLRTKGEDPNTHDVKNQLNRVKEYMIKAREAHERLTLRPKVDQAAAGRFVKHGIKYRDKKPCGQTPKKKMKFTD